A region of Stigmatopora nigra isolate UIUO_SnigA chromosome 6, RoL_Snig_1.1, whole genome shotgun sequence DNA encodes the following proteins:
- the pou4f2 gene encoding POU domain, class 4, transcription factor 2 isoform X1: protein MMMMSLSSKQPFSAMAHAGLAEAKYSSLHSNSGLPVSSSSSSSATSSSASSSSSSSSSASSSSASSRHSSIISTSAEAMRRACLPTPPVRSNIFGGLDESLLARAEALAAVDIVSQSKSHLHHHHHHHPPPHHSPFKPDATYHTMNTLPCTSSSAATSSSVPISHPSALGGNTNHGGSGNHGNGHHHHHHHHHHQPHQALEGDLLDHITPGLALGAMAGPDVSTPGAHMAGMNHMHQAALSMAQAHAQAQAHAHVHGLPPHMGGMSDVDADPRDLEAFAERFKQRRIKLGVTQADVGSALASLKIPGVGSLSQSTICRFESLTLSHNNMIALKPILQAWLEEAEKSHREKLSKPELFNGAEKKRKRTSIAAPEKRSLEAYFAIQPRPSSEKIAAIAEKLDLKKNVVRVWFCNQRQKQKRMKYSACV, encoded by the exons ATGATGATGATGTCTCTGAGCAGCAAGCAGCCCTTCTCCGCCATGGCTCACGCCGGCCTGGCGGAAGCCAAATACTCCTCCCTCCACTCCAACTCGGGCCTCCCcgtctcttcctcctcctcatcgtcGGCCACCTCCAGCTCGgcgtcttcctcctcttcctcgtcctCTTCGGCGTCCTCCTCTTCGGCCTCTTCCCGGCACAGCAGTATCATCAGCACCAGCGCGGAGGCGATGCGGCGTGCGTGCCTCCCCACGCCACCGGTACGT AGCAATATATTCGGCGGCTTGGACGAGAGTCTTCTGGCCCGTGCTGAGGCGTTAGCGGCGGTGGACATCGTCTCGCAGAGCAAGAGCCAcctgcaccaccaccaccatcaccacccaCCTCCGCACCACAGCCCCTTCAAGCCGGACGCCACCTACCACACCATGAACACGTTGCCCTGCACGTCTTCCTCCGCCGCCACGTCGTCTTCGGTCCCCATCTCGCACCCGTCGGCGTTGGGCGGCAACACCAACCACGGCGGGAGCGGGAACCACGGCAACggccaccatcaccaccatcaccaccaccaccaccaaccacACCAAGCCCTAGAAGGCGACCTCCTGGATCACATCACACCGGGCTTAGCATTAGGCGCCATGGCCGGTCCGGACGTATCCACGCCCGGGGCTCACATGGCGGGCATGAACCACATGCATCAAGCGGCGTTAAGCATGGCGCAAGCCCACGCGCAAGCCCAAGCGCACGCTCACGTCCACGGGCTCCCTCCGCACATGGGCGGCATGAGCGACGTAGACGCCGACCCCCGCGACCTGGAGGCCTTCGCCGAACGCTTCAAGCAACGCCGCATCAAGCTGGGCGTGACGCAAGCCGACGTGGGTTCGGCGTTAGCCTCGTTAAAGATCCCCGGCGTGGGTTCGTTGAGCCAGAGTACCATCTGCCGCTTCGAGTCGCTGACGTTGTCGCATAACAACATGATCGCGCTCAAGCCTATCCTACAGGCGTGGTTGGAAGAGGCGGAGAAGTCTCATAGGGAGAAGCTGAGCAAGCCCGAGCTGTTTAACGGCGCTGAAAAAAAGCGCAAGCGTACGTCGATCGCCGCGCCAGAGAAGCGTTCGTTGGAGGCTTATTTTGCCATTCAGCCGAGACCGTCGTCGGAGAAAATCGCAGCCATCGCGGAGAAGTTGGACCTGAAGAAGAACGTAGTGCGCGTTTGGTTTTGTAACCAACGGCAGAAACAGAAACGGATGAAGTATTCGGCTTGCGTTTGA
- the pou4f2 gene encoding POU domain, class 4, transcription factor 2 isoform X2, which translates to MMMMSLSSKQPFSAMAHAGLAEAKYSSLHSNSGLPVSSSSSSSATSSSASSSSSSSSSASSSSASSRHSSIISTSAEAMRRACLPTPPSNIFGGLDESLLARAEALAAVDIVSQSKSHLHHHHHHHPPPHHSPFKPDATYHTMNTLPCTSSSAATSSSVPISHPSALGGNTNHGGSGNHGNGHHHHHHHHHHQPHQALEGDLLDHITPGLALGAMAGPDVSTPGAHMAGMNHMHQAALSMAQAHAQAQAHAHVHGLPPHMGGMSDVDADPRDLEAFAERFKQRRIKLGVTQADVGSALASLKIPGVGSLSQSTICRFESLTLSHNNMIALKPILQAWLEEAEKSHREKLSKPELFNGAEKKRKRTSIAAPEKRSLEAYFAIQPRPSSEKIAAIAEKLDLKKNVVRVWFCNQRQKQKRMKYSACV; encoded by the exons ATGATGATGATGTCTCTGAGCAGCAAGCAGCCCTTCTCCGCCATGGCTCACGCCGGCCTGGCGGAAGCCAAATACTCCTCCCTCCACTCCAACTCGGGCCTCCCcgtctcttcctcctcctcatcgtcGGCCACCTCCAGCTCGgcgtcttcctcctcttcctcgtcctCTTCGGCGTCCTCCTCTTCGGCCTCTTCCCGGCACAGCAGTATCATCAGCACCAGCGCGGAGGCGATGCGGCGTGCGTGCCTCCCCACGCCACCG AGCAATATATTCGGCGGCTTGGACGAGAGTCTTCTGGCCCGTGCTGAGGCGTTAGCGGCGGTGGACATCGTCTCGCAGAGCAAGAGCCAcctgcaccaccaccaccatcaccacccaCCTCCGCACCACAGCCCCTTCAAGCCGGACGCCACCTACCACACCATGAACACGTTGCCCTGCACGTCTTCCTCCGCCGCCACGTCGTCTTCGGTCCCCATCTCGCACCCGTCGGCGTTGGGCGGCAACACCAACCACGGCGGGAGCGGGAACCACGGCAACggccaccatcaccaccatcaccaccaccaccaccaaccacACCAAGCCCTAGAAGGCGACCTCCTGGATCACATCACACCGGGCTTAGCATTAGGCGCCATGGCCGGTCCGGACGTATCCACGCCCGGGGCTCACATGGCGGGCATGAACCACATGCATCAAGCGGCGTTAAGCATGGCGCAAGCCCACGCGCAAGCCCAAGCGCACGCTCACGTCCACGGGCTCCCTCCGCACATGGGCGGCATGAGCGACGTAGACGCCGACCCCCGCGACCTGGAGGCCTTCGCCGAACGCTTCAAGCAACGCCGCATCAAGCTGGGCGTGACGCAAGCCGACGTGGGTTCGGCGTTAGCCTCGTTAAAGATCCCCGGCGTGGGTTCGTTGAGCCAGAGTACCATCTGCCGCTTCGAGTCGCTGACGTTGTCGCATAACAACATGATCGCGCTCAAGCCTATCCTACAGGCGTGGTTGGAAGAGGCGGAGAAGTCTCATAGGGAGAAGCTGAGCAAGCCCGAGCTGTTTAACGGCGCTGAAAAAAAGCGCAAGCGTACGTCGATCGCCGCGCCAGAGAAGCGTTCGTTGGAGGCTTATTTTGCCATTCAGCCGAGACCGTCGTCGGAGAAAATCGCAGCCATCGCGGAGAAGTTGGACCTGAAGAAGAACGTAGTGCGCGTTTGGTTTTGTAACCAACGGCAGAAACAGAAACGGATGAAGTATTCGGCTTGCGTTTGA